The Persephonella sp. KM09-Lau-8 nucleotide sequence AGAGATTAGAAAAAAAGATGCAGAAATCAAAGTTATAAAAAATTCTATCCTTTACAGGGCTTGCAACGGAACAGAACTTTATGATAAAATTGATATTTTCCAGGGGCCTTCTGCTGTAATATTTGCTTATGAGGATATAGTTGCAGCTGCAAAGGCTCTAAAGGAATTTTTAAAGAATAATGAAAGTGCCAAAGTTAAGGCTGGGCTGCTTGAAGGAACTTTTGTTACACCAGAGAAAATAGATGAACTTGCTTCGCTACCAGGCAGAGAAGAACTGCTTGCACAACTGTTTGCTACAATGATGGCACCGGTTACAAACTTTGTGCGTGTGCTTAGTGCTGTTCCGCAAAAGGCAGTTATGGTATTAAATGCAATTAAGGAAGAAAAAGAAAAACAAGGCTAATAAAAATTTGAAAAAATTTAAGGAGGTTTAAATACTATGGCAACAATCTCAAAGGAAGAAATCAAGGAAGCTATCAAAAACATGACTGTTTTAGAGCTTGCTGAGCTTGTTAAAGAATTAGAAGAAGAGTTCGGGGTATCTGCTGCTGCAATGGTAGCTGCTGCTCCAGCTGCAGGTGGTGCTGCTGCAGGTGCTGCTGCAGAAGAAAAAACTGAATTCGATGTTATTCTCCAAAGCCCAGGAGACAAAAAGATTAACGTTATCAAAGTTGTTAGAGAAATCACAGGTCTTGGACTCAAAGAAGCTAAAGAACTGGTTGACAACGCTCCAAAACCAATCAAAGAAGGAGTTTCTAAGGAAGAAGCAGAACAAATCAAAGCTAAACTTGAAGAGGCAGGTGCTACTGTCGAGATTAAGTAAGTTGATTTTCTACAGAGCTGAATTCAGTTTATAGATACAAAGGCAGGCCATCAACGGAGTGGTCTGCCTTTATTCATTTTTATATAAAAATTGAATAAGTAAAATAACATAAAAGGTGGTGTAGTATGAGGAATATAGAAAAATTGCCTTTCAACCCATTAAGAAAAAGTTTATCCAGAAGAAAAGAAGTATTACAACCCCCTGATTTACTACATGTTCAGAAAAACTCATTTGAAGATTTTATCCAATTCCATAAAAATCCTTATGAAAGAGAAGATAAAGGACTGCACGGAATATTTAAAAGCTCATTCCCTTTTGAAGACCCAAACGGCCAGATAACAATAAATTATATTGCCTACGAAATCGGTGATTGGGAATGTGGGAAGTGTAGGAAATCAGTTAAAGATGATAATGAACATGTAGGTGGTCCAGGAGTTCCATGTCCTTATTGTGGTGGGGTTTTAATATACAAGGAAAAAAATACTGTAGAAGAATGTAAATACAAAGGCCTTACTTACAGCGCTCCGTTAAGGGTTTTACTTGAACTTGTTATAAATGAAGTAAATCCTGAAACAGGAGAAATAACCCCTAAAACCATTAAAAAACAGAAAGTATACTTTGGAGATGTTCCTTTACTTACAGAACACGCCTATTTTGTGATAAATGGTTCAGAAAGGGTTGTGGTTTCACAGCTTATAAGGTCTTCTGGTATTTTCTTTGAAGCAAAAGAAGATAAAACAAAAGACATCCTCACAAGAATTATATATAAAGGTTCAGTAATTCCTGAAAAAGGTTCCAGACTGGAATTTGAGCATGCAACAAACGTTGAGATATTCAATGCAAAAATAGATAGAAGAAAGCTTCTTGGGACAACTATCTTAAGGGCTTTTGGTCTTGATACTGCTTATAAAATTCTTAAAAAATTCTATTCTGAAGTAAAAAGATTTGAAGTTAAAGATGGGGAAATATTAGATGAAAAAGGAGTTTCTGTATCACCTGAGGAGCTTGTAGAACAACTCCAGAATGACGAGATTTTTATCACTTACACCACCGAAGATAAAGACGAAAAAGGAAATCTTATTACTGTTAGAAAAGAAGTTGCTGTAGAGCCTGAACATCTGGATAAATACCTGAATGATGACAGGATAAACATTGAAGAGATTGTTGCTATATCTCCACTTGTATTTAGAAAATCTCCTTATGGAAATATCATTATTGAAACCCTCAAAAAAGACCAGCCACAGATTAATGCTAACTTTACTTTCAGGGATGCTGCGAGGGTTGATATATACAGAAAAATGAGACCTACTGACACCGCTGTAATGGATCCTAAGGCATTCCTGAGAAGAGCAAATGAACTGTTTGAAAACATATTCTTTGATCCACAAAGATATGATTTGTCAAAGGTTGGTAGAGTTAAGCTCAATGCTAAAATACATGAAATTCCAGAAACAATAAAACCTTTAGACCTTGATACTCTACTGGAAGACTATCCACCACTTGCTCTTGCTGAAGATATAAAAGTAGGAAGAGAAAAGATCCCTGCTGGAACAAAAATAGATGAGGCATTAATAGAGAAACTTAAATCTAAGAAGTTTAAAGAGATTAAAGTTCAGCCATATCTTGATGACGAAGCAAGATTCATACTTCTACCAGATGTAATTGGTATTGTTAAGTATCTCCTTGAACTTAGACTTGGTAAAAAAGAACTTGATGATATAGCACACCTTGGAAACAGAAGGGTAAGACCTGTAGGTGAACTTCTTGAAAATCAGACAAGACTTGGTCTTGTTAGAATGAACAAAGCTTTCAAGGACAGGGTCGCAACAGTAGATATAGAAGACCCTAACCTGAAAGCAGCTGATATGATTAATCCAAGATATGTAACAGGTTCAATTCTTGAGTTCCTGAAAGGCGGACAGCTTTCACAGTTTATGGATCAGGCCAACCCACTTGCTGAACTTACACACAAAAGAAGACTTTCTGCATTAGGTCCCGGAGGTCTTACAAGGGATAGTGCGAAGTTTGAAATCAGGGACGTTCACCCAACCCACTACGGAAGGGTATGTCCAATTGAAACACCTGAAGGACAGAACATTGGTCTTATTTCCTCAATGACAGTATATGCAACAATAAATGAGTTTGGATTTCTTGTTTCACCGTATAGAAAGGTTAAAAATGGTGTTGTTACAGATGAAATAGAATATCTTGCTGCCTATGATGAAGAAAAATACGTAATAGCACAGGCTAACGCCCCAATAGATGAAAAAGGAAGATTTATAAACGACAGAGTTCTTGCAAGGGCTAAAGGAGATATCAGGCTTGTATCTCCAGATGAAGTTGATTATATGGACGTATCTCCTAAACAGGTTGTATCTGTATCTGCATCCTTAATTCCATTCCTTGAGCATGATGATGCTAACAGGGCACTTATGGGTTCTAACATGCAACGTCAGGCTGTTCCACTGCTGAAAACAGAGTATCCACTTGTTGGAACAGGAATGGAAAAGATTGTTGCAGAACACTCTGGAGCTGCTGTAATCGCTAAAAGAGGTGGAGTTGTTGAGTCTGTTTCAGGAGATAGAATTGTTATCAGTGTAAATCCTGAAGAAATAAATGAAGATGACCCACTGGATATAGGACTTGATGTATACGAACTTATGAAGTTCAAAGGTTCTAACCAGGCAACATGTATGAACCAGAGACCTCTGGTTAGAAAAGGAGATACAGTTGTTGCAGGTTCAGTAATCGCAGACGGAACCTCAACATACAAAGGTGAACTCTCACTTGGTAAAAACGTTCTGGTAGCATTTATGCCATGGAGAGGGTATAACTTCGAGGACGCTATTGTTATTTCAGAAAGACTTGTTAAAGATGATGTATTTACATCAATACATATAGAAGAGTTCACATGCGAAGCCAGAGAAACAAAACTTGGACCAGAAGAAATCACAAGGAATATTGTTGGTGTAAATGAAAAAGCACTGGCAAACCTTGACGAGCACGGAATAGTCAGAGTTGGTGCTTATGTAAAACCGGGAGATATTCTCGTTGGAAAAGTAACTCCAAAAGGTGAAACACAGCCAACTCCAGAAGAAAAACTGCTTCTTGCAATATTTGGTGAGAAAGCAGCAGATGTTAAGGATTCATCCCTCAGGGTTCCTGCTGGTGTGGAAGGTATAGTTATTGATGTCCAGGTTTTTGCAAGGAAAAAATCAGGTAAGAAGGAGAATAAATATATCCAGAAGCTTATAGATGAAGAAATTGCCAAGTTGGACAAAGAACTTGAGGAGAAAAAGAAATTTATAACAGCAAGAAGAGATGAACTGGTAAAAGAACTGATTATTGGACAGAAAGTTCCAAGGGATATCAAAGTAGCAGGAAAGGTAATACTGAAAAAAGGTGAAGAAATCACTGAAGAAACAGCAGACAACGTTCTTAGATTCATAGTTGTTAATCCATCTGGATTCCTTTCAGACAAAAAAGTGATAGAAAAGGTTGAAAATATCGTAAATAAAGCAAAATTACAGATAGAACTTTGGGAAAATATCTACGAAAAACAAAAGCAGCAGGCACAAAAAGGTGCAGACCTGAAACCAGGAGTTAATGAACTGGTAAAAGTTTTCATAGCCCAAAAGCGTAAAATTCAGGTTGGTGACAAAATGGCCGGTAGACACGGAAACAAAGGTGTTATTTCCGTTGTTTTACCGGAAGAGGATATGCCATTTATGGAAGATGGAACACCTGTTGATATAGTGCTCAACCCACTGGGTGTTCCTTCACGTATGAATGTAGGACAGATACTTGAAACCCACCTTGGACTTGCAGCCAAAAAACTTGGTGAAAAATTAGGAGAAGAACTTAAGAAAATCTCTGGCAAAGATGCAATTATCAAGAAAATTGTTGAGTATTACAAAATAGCAAGCAAAACAGGTGACAAGATAATTGATAAGTATAGAAAAGAGGATATAAAAGAGCTTGAAAGATATCTGAAAACACTGGATGAAGATACATTGAAAGCTGTTGTAAAAGACCTGACAGAGATAGGTATTCCGGTAAGAACACCTGTATTTGAAGGTGCAACAGAAAAAGACATTAAAGAAATGCTTGAAGCTGCCGGATTTAAGCCTTCTGGAAAAATGAAACTGATAGATGGAAGAACAGGAGAGCCATTTGACCTTGAAGTAACAGCCGGATATATGTATATGCTTAAACTGATACATATGGTTGATGATAAAATACACGCACGTTCTACAGGACCATACTCACTTATTACACAACAGCCTCTTGGTGGTAGAGCACAGTTCGGTGGTCAGAGATTTGGGGAAATGGAAGTATGGGCACTGGAAGCACACGGAGCTGCATACTCACTTCAAGAAATGCTTACAGTTAAGTCTGACGACATAGAAGGTAGAAAAAGAGTTTACGAATCTATCGTTAAAGGCAAATACTACTACGATATAGGTGTTCCAGAATCATTCAAAGTTCTGGTAAGGGAGCTGAAAGCACTTGCACTGGATGTTGAATGTAAACTGGAAGATGGTGAGCAACAAGCCTGTGATACAGTTGATATAGTCTCAAAAAGTAAGAAAAAAGAGCTTTAAAAAGGGGCTTTAGCCCCTCCTTTTAAACTTTTAAAGGAGGTTTACAACCTTGATAGAAGAAAACAAAGCAAAAGGCTTAATGCCATTTGAGAGCATAAGACTTTCACTTGCTTCACCTGAAAAAATAAGGGAATGGTCCCACGGTGAAGTTAAAAAACCAGAAACCTTAAACTACAGAACATTAAAACCAGAAAAAGATGGTCTGTTCTGTGCAAAAATATTTGGTCCAGTAAAGGACTACGAATGTTTATGTGGAAAATACAAAAAGAAAAAGTATGAAGGAACTATATGTGATAGATGTGGGGTTGAGGTAACAAGATCCGATGTTAGAAGAGAAAGATTTGGTCATATTGAGCTTGCATCCCCAGTTGCCCATATCTGGTATCTAAAGTCAACACCTTCAAAAATCGGTAATCTACTTGGTCTTACATCAAGGGATATAGAAAGGGTTATATACTTTGAGTCTTATCTTATAGTTGAACATCCAGATGAAGAGGAAGAAGAAGCATTTGAGAATGATCCAAACACAATTCCTTTAATGGATGGTGCTCTAACAAAATATGTGAAGTTATATGTAAAATCAGAGGAAGAATTCAGAGAAGCTTACGAATATGAGCACTCAGAAAAATATGAATATGGAATGGGTGCTGAGAAAGTAAAAGATATTCTCTCCAGACTTGACCTTGAGGCTTATGCTGCAAAACTTAGAAAAGAGATGAAAGCCTATGCTATAGGCTTTGATGAGCTTGGTCCTGAATTTAAACAAACACAGGATAGACTTTATAAAAAGGTAATAACAGAAATTGCAAGAAGATTTGCAGAAGCTGGAATTAAGTTTGGAGAGAAAATTCCTACAGATAAAGAGATAGATGCTGTTATATCCAAAGAATACTATCTGGTAATAGACCCTAAAGATACAAATCTACAAACTGGACAACTTATCCATGAAGAAGAATACAAAGACCTTGTTGCCCAATACGGTGAAGATGGTTTTGTGGTAGATAGAGGACCTTCTGCTCTTGAAAAACTTTACAAGCTTTATAGAGAGAAGAATCCAGATATCCCAATATTCGAAGTCATAAAAGACTCTGTAAGACAGACAATTCTTAAAGAAGTTGCAGAGCAGAAACTGAAAAAATTAGTAAGAAGACTCAGACTTATCGAAGGATTTATAAAGTCAGGAAACAGACCTGAATGGATGATTCTTGATGTAATTCCTGTTATCCCACCAGATTTAAGACCTCTTATTCCTCTGGATGGTGGAAGATTTGCAACATCTGACCTGAACGACCTTTACAGAAGAGTTATTAATAGAAATAACAGGCTTAAAAGACTGATTGAGTTAGATGCTCCAGAGATTATTATCAGAAATGAAAAAAGAATGCTTCAGGAAGCAGTTGATGCACTTATAGATAACGGTAGAAGAGGAAGAATCGTTACACAGAATAACAGACCACTTAAATCCCTGTCAGATTCATTAAGAGGTAAACAGGGTAGATTTAGACAGAACCTCCTTGGTAAAAGGGTTGATTACTCAGGTCGTTCTGTTATTGTTGTGGGACCTGAACTGGAAATGCACCAGTGTGGTTTACCAAAAATAATGGCTCTTGAGCTTTTCAAGCCATTTGTATACAGAAGACTTGAAGAAAAAGGATATGCAACATCCATCAAAAACGCTAAAAGAATGGTTCAGGAAAAGGCACCGGAGGTATGGGAGTGCCTTGAAGAAGTTGTAAAACAACACCCTGTTCTGCTTAACAGGGCACCAACACTCCACAGGATGTCTGTTCAGGCATTTGAGCCTGTTTTAGTGGAAGGCAAAGCTATAAAACTTCACCCATTAGTATGTCCTCCATTTAACGCTGACTTTGACGGAGACCAGATGGCTGTTCACGTGCCTTTATCTGTAGAGGCACAGATAGAATCTTATGTTTTAATGCTTTCTACACAGAATATTCTTTCTCCTGCACATGGAAAACCTATCACAATGCCTTCTCAGGATATTATTCTTGGTGCCTATTACCTTACACAGATTGTAGAGGGCTCTAAAGGTGAAGGAAAGCTATTTGCAAATGAGGACGAAGCAATTCTGGCTTATGACCTTGGAAAAGTTGACCTCCTTGCAAAAATAAAAGTCAAAAAAGACGGAAAAATAGTTGAAACATCAGTAGGAAGATTAATCCTTAACAGGGTTTTCCCCGAAGGCTTTAGATTTGTAAACGAACCACTTGACAAGAAAAAAGTTTCAGCAATTATCTCTGAGATATATGAACAGTTTGGAAATGAGATAACAGCCGAAACTCTTGATAAGCTAAAAGAGCTTGGCTTTGAATATGCTGCTAAAGCAGGTGTATCAATATCAGCAGATGACCTGGTAGTTCCTAAAAACAAATGGGAAATCATAAGAAAAGCTGAAGAAGAAGCTCAGAAAGTATGGCAGCAATATGTTGACGGAATTATCACAAAAGGTGAAAGACATAACAAAATTATTGATATCTGGTCACAGACCACAAATGAAGTAACAAGACTTCTGTTTGAAGAACTTGAGAAGACAAAGAGAATAGAAAATGGAAAAGAATACCCTGGTATCTTTAACCCAAT carries:
- the rplJ gene encoding 50S ribosomal protein L10, which translates into the protein MSATEVRKAIQKKQQIVNEVKEKIDRAKLMVVFDFTGIDANSMADFRKEIRKKDAEIKVIKNSILYRACNGTELYDKIDIFQGPSAVIFAYEDIVAAAKALKEFLKNNESAKVKAGLLEGTFVTPEKIDELASLPGREELLAQLFATMMAPVTNFVRVLSAVPQKAVMVLNAIKEEKEKQG
- the rplL gene encoding 50S ribosomal protein L7/L12, with amino-acid sequence MATISKEEIKEAIKNMTVLELAELVKELEEEFGVSAAAMVAAAPAAGGAAAGAAAEEKTEFDVILQSPGDKKINVIKVVREITGLGLKEAKELVDNAPKPIKEGVSKEEAEQIKAKLEEAGATVEIK
- a CDS encoding DNA-directed RNA polymerase subunit beta, whose protein sequence is MRNIEKLPFNPLRKSLSRRKEVLQPPDLLHVQKNSFEDFIQFHKNPYEREDKGLHGIFKSSFPFEDPNGQITINYIAYEIGDWECGKCRKSVKDDNEHVGGPGVPCPYCGGVLIYKEKNTVEECKYKGLTYSAPLRVLLELVINEVNPETGEITPKTIKKQKVYFGDVPLLTEHAYFVINGSERVVVSQLIRSSGIFFEAKEDKTKDILTRIIYKGSVIPEKGSRLEFEHATNVEIFNAKIDRRKLLGTTILRAFGLDTAYKILKKFYSEVKRFEVKDGEILDEKGVSVSPEELVEQLQNDEIFITYTTEDKDEKGNLITVRKEVAVEPEHLDKYLNDDRINIEEIVAISPLVFRKSPYGNIIIETLKKDQPQINANFTFRDAARVDIYRKMRPTDTAVMDPKAFLRRANELFENIFFDPQRYDLSKVGRVKLNAKIHEIPETIKPLDLDTLLEDYPPLALAEDIKVGREKIPAGTKIDEALIEKLKSKKFKEIKVQPYLDDEARFILLPDVIGIVKYLLELRLGKKELDDIAHLGNRRVRPVGELLENQTRLGLVRMNKAFKDRVATVDIEDPNLKAADMINPRYVTGSILEFLKGGQLSQFMDQANPLAELTHKRRLSALGPGGLTRDSAKFEIRDVHPTHYGRVCPIETPEGQNIGLISSMTVYATINEFGFLVSPYRKVKNGVVTDEIEYLAAYDEEKYVIAQANAPIDEKGRFINDRVLARAKGDIRLVSPDEVDYMDVSPKQVVSVSASLIPFLEHDDANRALMGSNMQRQAVPLLKTEYPLVGTGMEKIVAEHSGAAVIAKRGGVVESVSGDRIVISVNPEEINEDDPLDIGLDVYELMKFKGSNQATCMNQRPLVRKGDTVVAGSVIADGTSTYKGELSLGKNVLVAFMPWRGYNFEDAIVISERLVKDDVFTSIHIEEFTCEARETKLGPEEITRNIVGVNEKALANLDEHGIVRVGAYVKPGDILVGKVTPKGETQPTPEEKLLLAIFGEKAADVKDSSLRVPAGVEGIVIDVQVFARKKSGKKENKYIQKLIDEEIAKLDKELEEKKKFITARRDELVKELIIGQKVPRDIKVAGKVILKKGEEITEETADNVLRFIVVNPSGFLSDKKVIEKVENIVNKAKLQIELWENIYEKQKQQAQKGADLKPGVNELVKVFIAQKRKIQVGDKMAGRHGNKGVISVVLPEEDMPFMEDGTPVDIVLNPLGVPSRMNVGQILETHLGLAAKKLGEKLGEELKKISGKDAIIKKIVEYYKIASKTGDKIIDKYRKEDIKELERYLKTLDEDTLKAVVKDLTEIGIPVRTPVFEGATEKDIKEMLEAAGFKPSGKMKLIDGRTGEPFDLEVTAGYMYMLKLIHMVDDKIHARSTGPYSLITQQPLGGRAQFGGQRFGEMEVWALEAHGAAYSLQEMLTVKSDDIEGRKRVYESIVKGKYYYDIGVPESFKVLVRELKALALDVECKLEDGEQQACDTVDIVSKSKKKEL
- the rpoC gene encoding DNA-directed RNA polymerase subunit beta', whose amino-acid sequence is MPFESIRLSLASPEKIREWSHGEVKKPETLNYRTLKPEKDGLFCAKIFGPVKDYECLCGKYKKKKYEGTICDRCGVEVTRSDVRRERFGHIELASPVAHIWYLKSTPSKIGNLLGLTSRDIERVIYFESYLIVEHPDEEEEEAFENDPNTIPLMDGALTKYVKLYVKSEEEFREAYEYEHSEKYEYGMGAEKVKDILSRLDLEAYAAKLRKEMKAYAIGFDELGPEFKQTQDRLYKKVITEIARRFAEAGIKFGEKIPTDKEIDAVISKEYYLVIDPKDTNLQTGQLIHEEEYKDLVAQYGEDGFVVDRGPSALEKLYKLYREKNPDIPIFEVIKDSVRQTILKEVAEQKLKKLVRRLRLIEGFIKSGNRPEWMILDVIPVIPPDLRPLIPLDGGRFATSDLNDLYRRVINRNNRLKRLIELDAPEIIIRNEKRMLQEAVDALIDNGRRGRIVTQNNRPLKSLSDSLRGKQGRFRQNLLGKRVDYSGRSVIVVGPELEMHQCGLPKIMALELFKPFVYRRLEEKGYATSIKNAKRMVQEKAPEVWECLEEVVKQHPVLLNRAPTLHRMSVQAFEPVLVEGKAIKLHPLVCPPFNADFDGDQMAVHVPLSVEAQIESYVLMLSTQNILSPAHGKPITMPSQDIILGAYYLTQIVEGSKGEGKLFANEDEAILAYDLGKVDLLAKIKVKKDGKIVETSVGRLILNRVFPEGFRFVNEPLDKKKVSAIISEIYEQFGNEITAETLDKLKELGFEYAAKAGVSISADDLVVPKNKWEIIRKAEEEAQKVWQQYVDGIITKGERHNKIIDIWSQTTNEVTRLLFEELEKTKRIENGKEYPGIFNPIYMMALSGARGNKDQIRQLAGMRGLMAKHSGEFIETPIRSNFKEGLTIVEYFISTYGARKGLADTALKTAVAGYLTRRLVDVAQDVIITNDDCGTLNGLEVSAIIEGGEIVVSLKDRIIGRYAAEDVVDPYTNEVIVNAGEEIDEEKAQAIENAGIETVKIRSVLTCEQKRGVCAKCYGRDLSQKKLVDIGEAVGIIAAQSIGEPGTQLTMRTFHIGGAATAQKAQTKHEASVEGIVKLLNVKTVVDREGKTLVINRDGAIQIVDEEGKIKERFPAPYGGILKVKDGQKVKPGDVLVEWDPFAIPIIAEKSGTLELRDVILDVTVREERDNITGKTIIDISFMRPKDAVLHTPRAVIKGDDGKEYTYDLPVNTIIMLSRNDLETKWDKCLACSEAEDADVYHNYLQVKPGFKVQAGDIIAKIPRETAKVRDIVGGLPRVEELLEAREPKNKAIVSEIDGIVRIYEDADDIIVYNPITGQSQKYDVPKDALVLVKNGQHVHEGQMLTDDGSIKAEFEGVVRLKSKGYKVIVFNKETGLQKEYSIAKGKYMIVKDGEVVKAGDPLTDGTPNPHDILRIMGPEELAKFLVKEVQMVYRMQGVEISDKHFEVIIRQILRKVKIVDPGDSRFLLNEIVDKVDLEEEAKRIAEEGGRPPKAEPVLVGITKASLSTKSWISAASFQETTRVLADAAVEGKEDHLEGLKENVIIGNIVPAGTGIRQYAEVEAIIPQEEIEKLSE